The Zonotrichia albicollis isolate bZonAlb1 chromosome 9, bZonAlb1.hap1, whole genome shotgun sequence genome has a window encoding:
- the LOC141730149 gene encoding phospholipase A and acyltransferase 3-like, whose translation MGQDNCKPQPGDLIEIDRPLYQHWAIYVGDGYVIHVTDEASCSLLSSSSIRATRAKVKKEVLKDVVGNHRWRVNNKYDRYRTPFPVKEIIQRAEEWIGMEVPYNVLNSNCEHFVTELRYGEPLCEQVSKAATGSAAAAVGSIILAGAALVGMALAEGASRR comes from the exons ATGGGACAGGACAATTGCAAACCCCAGCCCGGGGACCTGATCGAGATCGACCGGCCGCTTTACCAGCACTGGGCCATCTACGTGGGGGATGGATATGTCATTCATGTGACAG ATGAAGCCTCATGCAGTTTGCTTAGCAGTTCATCAATACGTGCCACAAGAGCCAAGGTGAAGAAGGAGGTCCTGAAGGATGTGGTGGGAAATCATAGATGGCGTGTCAACAACAAGTATGACCGTTACCGCACTCCTTTCCCTGTGAAGGAGATCATCCAGCGTGCCGAGGAATGGATTGGCATGGAGGTGCCATACAATGTGCTTAACAGCAACTGTGAGCACTTTGTGACAGAGCTGCGCTATGGTGAACCACTCTGTGAGCAG GTCAGTAAAGCAGCTACTGGTAGTGCTGCCGCAGCAGTAGGAAGTATCATtcttgctggagctgctcttgtTGGGATGGCATTGGCCGAAGGCGCATCCAGGAGATAG
- the LOC141730150 gene encoding phospholipase A and acyltransferase 3-like translates to MGQDNCKPQPGDLIEIDRPLYQHWALYMGDGYVIHVTDEASSILLSSSSIRATRAKVKKEVLKDVVGNHRWRVNNKYDRYRTPFPVKEIIQRAEEWIGMEVPYNVLNSNCEHFVTELRYGEPLCEQVSKAATGSAAAAVGSIILAGAALVGMALSESTSR, encoded by the exons ATGGGACAGGACAATTGCAAACCCCAGCCCGGGGACCTGATCGAGATCGACCGGCCACTTTACCAGCACTGGGCCCTGTACATGGGGGATGGATATGTCATTCATGTGACAG ATGAAGCCTCATCCATTTTGCTTAGCAGCTCATCAATACGTGCCACAAGAGCCAAGGTGAAGAAGGAGGTCCTGAAGGATGTGGTGGGAAATCATAGATGGCGTGTCAACAACAAGTATGACCGTTACCGCACTCCTTTCCCTGTGAAGGAGATCATCCAGCGTGCCGAGGAATGGATTGGCATGGAGGTGCCATACAATGTGCTTAACAGCAACTGTGAGCACTTTGTGACAGAGCTGCGCTATGGTGAACCACTCTGTGAGCAG GTCAGTAAAGCAGCTACTGGTAGTGCTGCCGCAGCAGTAGGAAGTATCATtcttgctggagctgctcttgtTGGGATGGCATTGTCTGAGAGCACATCCAGGTGA